A region of Micromonospora chokoriensis DNA encodes the following proteins:
- a CDS encoding signal peptidase I, with protein sequence MVGRARRRQSHLGRVGDLVLTVLAVGGTVCVVLVPLAFFFDITLILFKTGSMSPTIPAGSLAVVRQIPASEVSVGDVVTVDRTPLPPITHRVVEVANGGGTSRLLTLRGDANEANDAAPYAVDTVRLVEWSVPRLGYAVRTVSNVYAMSAITIGTAGIVTWAFWPRGAEPQTRGRGASRRRGSGPSGPDHAGAGSGVDTPPSRTAAPDDSILRRMFILVAVLPGVTAAVLATPGQARADTTEDVIRSQYLTLISIGDRDRMTNLAPDEPVPWQVGVSAHTRQPGTVSIALSALGPLAVDPDGLQLTVAVCAMRWVQGACPSGQAEQVLAYGPAARVVAHPITISAMRANQQRWVLVTASLLARSAVSGSADLVLTATGFGDRASAGGTVGPLPRTGTNLWTPVLAGAGVLLAGVLLILATRRHRARVGQP encoded by the coding sequence ATGGTGGGACGCGCGCGTCGACGGCAGAGCCACCTCGGCCGGGTCGGCGACCTGGTGCTGACCGTGCTCGCCGTCGGCGGGACGGTGTGCGTCGTCCTCGTCCCGCTGGCGTTCTTCTTCGACATCACGCTCATCCTGTTCAAGACCGGGTCGATGAGCCCGACCATCCCGGCCGGATCACTGGCCGTGGTCCGGCAGATTCCCGCGTCCGAGGTGAGCGTGGGCGACGTCGTCACCGTCGATCGCACGCCGCTGCCGCCGATCACCCACCGCGTCGTCGAGGTCGCCAACGGCGGCGGGACCTCCCGCCTGCTCACCCTGCGCGGGGACGCGAACGAGGCCAACGACGCCGCCCCCTACGCGGTGGACACCGTACGGCTCGTCGAGTGGTCGGTGCCCAGGCTCGGCTACGCGGTGCGCACCGTGTCCAACGTGTACGCGATGAGCGCCATCACGATCGGGACCGCCGGGATCGTCACCTGGGCGTTCTGGCCACGCGGCGCGGAGCCGCAGACCCGGGGTCGCGGAGCGTCGCGGCGCAGGGGGTCGGGCCCGTCAGGGCCGGACCACGCGGGCGCAGGTTCCGGGGTCGACACCCCGCCGAGCCGCACGGCGGCGCCGGACGACTCGATCCTGCGGCGCATGTTCATCCTGGTGGCTGTGCTGCCGGGCGTCACCGCGGCCGTCCTGGCGACGCCCGGTCAGGCCCGAGCGGACACGACCGAAGACGTCATTCGGAGCCAGTACCTCACCCTGATCTCGATCGGCGACCGGGATCGGATGACGAACCTCGCGCCGGACGAGCCGGTGCCGTGGCAGGTGGGCGTCTCGGCACACACGCGGCAGCCCGGCACGGTGAGCATCGCCCTGTCGGCGCTGGGCCCACTCGCCGTCGATCCGGACGGACTCCAGCTCACGGTCGCCGTCTGCGCCATGCGGTGGGTGCAGGGTGCCTGCCCGAGCGGCCAGGCGGAGCAGGTCCTCGCCTACGGCCCCGCCGCGAGGGTGGTCGCGCACCCGATCACCATCAGCGCGATGCGCGCCAACCAGCAACGGTGGGTGCTCGTGACCGCCAGCCTGCTCGCCAGATCCGCCGTCTCGGGGTCGGCGGATCTGGTCCTCACCGCGACCGGATTCGGCGACCGGGCATCGGCAGGCGGCACTGTCGGCCCGCTTCCCCGCACCGGCACCAACCTGTGGACACCGGTGCTCGCCGGCGCCGGGGTGCTCCTCGCCGGGGTGCTGCTCATCCTCGCCACCCGCAGACACCGGGCCAGAGTCGGGCAACCGTGA
- a CDS encoding sulfotransferase family protein: protein MLSLVVGTGRCGSTLVQELLSRHPAVGFVSGLDDKLARLNLKGRFNGTLYRRSAPRPAGMTSLRHSRRLLERGRLRVAPSEAYHLLDRQVLGGFSRPCRDLVAEDLTPFVARRLRTFFDERIARQGCQQLVQHVTGWPRTGLLHAAYPDLRVVNVVRDGRAVANSWLQMGWWDGWRGPDNWIYGPLPSDLREEWFESGRSFPVLAALGWKMLMEAFAQARLRHPAEQWLDVRYEDLVEQPREQVGRMLDFLGLPWSPAFEKGFSRYDFPAGRAAAYRDELSPAQLSAIERSLEKPLAEWGYPV from the coding sequence ATGCTCTCACTGGTGGTGGGCACCGGTCGCTGCGGCTCGACCCTGGTGCAGGAGCTGCTCTCCCGGCATCCCGCTGTCGGTTTCGTCTCCGGTCTGGACGACAAGCTCGCCCGGCTCAACCTCAAGGGCCGGTTCAACGGGACGCTCTACCGGCGTTCGGCGCCACGCCCGGCGGGCATGACCTCGCTGCGACACAGCCGACGGTTGCTGGAGCGGGGGCGGCTGCGGGTGGCGCCGTCGGAGGCGTACCACCTGCTCGACAGGCAGGTGCTCGGCGGCTTCTCCCGCCCGTGCCGGGACCTGGTGGCCGAGGACCTGACCCCGTTCGTGGCCCGCCGGCTGCGGACCTTCTTCGACGAGCGGATCGCCCGCCAGGGCTGCCAGCAACTGGTGCAGCACGTCACCGGTTGGCCGCGCACCGGTCTGCTGCACGCCGCGTACCCGGACCTGCGGGTGGTCAACGTGGTGCGTGACGGCCGGGCGGTGGCCAACTCCTGGCTCCAGATGGGCTGGTGGGACGGGTGGCGGGGGCCGGACAACTGGATCTACGGCCCGCTCCCGTCGGACCTGCGGGAGGAGTGGTTCGAGTCGGGCCGGTCCTTCCCGGTGCTCGCCGCGTTGGGCTGGAAGATGCTGATGGAGGCGTTCGCGCAGGCCCGCCTGCGTCACCCCGCCGAGCAGTGGCTCGACGTGCGCTACGAGGACCTGGTGGAGCAGCCCCGGGAACAGGTCGGCCGGATGCTCGACTTCCTGGGACTGCCGTGGTCGCCCGCGTTCGAGAAGGGCTTCTCCCGGTACGACTTCCCGGCGGGCCGGGCGGCGGCGTACCGCGACGAACTCAGCCCGGCGCAGCTCTCCGCGATCGAACGCTCGCTGGAGAAGCCACTCGCCGAGTGGGGCTACCCGGTCTAG
- a CDS encoding sulfotransferase — protein sequence MSAVRVLYLAGSGRSGSTLITTVLGQVPGFFAAGELRYLWRRGIVENRQCGCGVPLADCPLWTRVRADLAGADPAGIAGRLAERLRLRGLPALLRRQRRGRRPVDGHSDDTHLARLYASIAEHALADRPGGVIVDSSKLPPYGALLGSLPGIDLYVLHVVRDPRATAYSWRRRRPLDGRADDRLMSRPPVWKAAVLWLVWNTATVRLWGRRPVDDRYLRVRYEDFVADPAGVTARIVRFVGAAADDLPFPTPDTVRLAPTHSVAGNPSRHRTGLVPVVADTEWLTGLSPRAYAVVTGLTGPALSRFGYPLRRRTATSPAATSRPEPVVPSSPASRQEG from the coding sequence GTGAGCGCGGTCCGAGTGCTCTACCTCGCCGGCAGCGGTCGCAGCGGCAGCACGCTGATCACCACCGTCCTGGGGCAGGTCCCGGGCTTCTTCGCCGCGGGTGAGCTGCGCTACCTCTGGCGGCGCGGCATCGTGGAGAACCGGCAGTGCGGCTGCGGGGTGCCGCTGGCCGACTGCCCGCTCTGGACGCGGGTACGCGCCGACCTGGCCGGCGCCGACCCGGCCGGGATCGCCGGCCGGCTGGCCGAGCGGCTGCGCCTGCGCGGGCTGCCCGCACTGCTGCGTCGACAGCGTCGCGGTCGACGGCCGGTCGACGGTCACAGCGACGACACCCACCTGGCCCGGCTGTACGCCTCGATCGCCGAACACGCCCTCGCCGACCGGCCCGGCGGGGTCATCGTCGACTCCTCCAAGCTGCCCCCGTACGGCGCTCTGCTGGGCTCCCTGCCCGGCATCGACCTGTACGTCCTGCACGTGGTCCGCGACCCGCGGGCGACCGCGTACTCCTGGCGTCGGCGACGCCCCCTGGACGGGCGCGCGGACGACCGGCTGATGAGCCGGCCACCGGTCTGGAAGGCCGCGGTGCTCTGGCTGGTGTGGAACACCGCCACCGTCCGACTGTGGGGCCGCCGGCCCGTGGACGACCGCTACCTGCGGGTGCGGTACGAGGACTTCGTCGCCGACCCGGCCGGTGTCACCGCACGAATCGTCCGGTTCGTCGGCGCGGCAGCCGACGACCTGCCCTTCCCGACCCCGGACACGGTGCGACTGGCACCCACCCACTCGGTGGCCGGCAACCCCTCGCGGCACCGCACCGGCCTGGTCCCCGTGGTCGCCGACACCGAGTGGCTCACCGGGCTCTCCCCCCGCGCGTACGCGGTGGTCACCGGGCTGACCGGGCCGGCCCTGTCCCGGTTCGGCTACCCGTTGCGCCGGCGGACGGCCACGTCTCCCGCCGCCACGTCCCGTCCGGAGCCGGTCGTCCCCTCGTCACCCGCTTCCCGGCAGGAAGGCTGA
- a CDS encoding glycosyltransferase: MRVLHVNKFLYRRGGAEGYLLDLADLQRAAGDTVAYFGMSHRENESPLPYAQRFPTEVELEPAPSGLRPRATAVGRMLWSPASRRGLAQVIDDFRPDVLHLHNIYHQLSPSVLAAARSAGVPCVLTLHDYKLACPSYQLLDRGRPCQACVTGGPLQAARRRCKDGSLSRSGLLAVESWLHRRFDAYDPVQVFVSPSEFLADVMRRAGVYPDRLRVVNHFVDLGGIATKQTPGGGVVFAGRLAAEKGVDVLVEAVAALPDGVTVDVAGDGPARLDLEALAARRAPGRIRFHGRLDKPRLHELIRSAAVVAVPSRWHENQPMAVLEAFACGVPVVATDLGGLPELVQPTVDGSVVGADRPTDLADALTALLDDPERAYRMGQAGRAKIARQFAPDLHLARIRALYAEAAGALPNRRRAGRATTGGGAAR, translated from the coding sequence ATGCGCGTGCTGCATGTGAACAAGTTCCTCTACCGCCGAGGCGGCGCCGAGGGCTACCTGCTCGACCTCGCGGACCTGCAGCGGGCGGCGGGGGACACGGTCGCCTACTTCGGCATGAGCCACCGGGAGAACGAGTCGCCGCTGCCGTACGCGCAGCGGTTTCCCACCGAAGTGGAGCTGGAGCCGGCGCCGAGCGGGCTACGACCACGCGCGACGGCGGTCGGTCGGATGCTGTGGTCACCGGCGAGCCGCCGGGGCCTGGCCCAGGTGATCGACGACTTCCGCCCGGACGTGCTGCACCTGCACAACATCTACCACCAGCTCTCGCCGTCGGTGCTCGCCGCGGCACGGTCGGCCGGCGTGCCGTGCGTGTTGACCCTGCACGACTACAAGCTCGCCTGCCCGAGCTACCAACTGCTGGACCGGGGCCGTCCCTGCCAGGCCTGCGTCACCGGAGGCCCCCTCCAGGCGGCCCGCCGCCGCTGCAAGGACGGATCGCTGTCGCGCAGTGGCCTGCTCGCTGTCGAGTCGTGGTTGCACCGGCGGTTCGACGCGTACGACCCGGTGCAGGTCTTCGTCAGCCCGAGCGAGTTCCTGGCCGACGTGATGCGTCGCGCCGGCGTGTACCCGGACCGGCTGCGCGTGGTGAACCACTTCGTCGACCTGGGCGGCATCGCCACCAAGCAGACCCCCGGCGGCGGTGTCGTCTTCGCCGGTCGGCTGGCGGCGGAGAAGGGCGTCGACGTGCTGGTCGAGGCGGTGGCCGCGCTGCCGGACGGGGTCACCGTCGACGTCGCCGGCGACGGCCCGGCCCGGCTCGACCTGGAGGCGCTCGCCGCGCGCCGCGCGCCCGGCCGGATCCGGTTCCACGGCCGCCTGGACAAGCCGCGCCTGCACGAGCTGATCCGGTCGGCAGCGGTGGTCGCCGTTCCCTCACGGTGGCACGAGAACCAGCCGATGGCGGTGCTGGAGGCGTTCGCCTGCGGTGTCCCGGTGGTCGCCACAGACCTCGGTGGGCTTCCCGAGCTGGTCCAGCCCACAGTGGACGGCAGCGTCGTCGGGGCGGACCGGCCCACGGACCTCGCCGACGCGCTGACCGCGCTGCTTGACGACCCCGAACGGGCGTACCGGATGGGGCAGGCCGGTCGGGCGAAAATCGCCCGGCAGTTCGCCCCCGACCTGCACCTGGCCCGCATCCGCGCGCTCTACGCGGAGGCCGCCGGGGCGCTGCCGAACCGGCGGCGCGCAGGCCGCGCGACGACCGGTGGGGGAGCGGCCCGGTGA
- a CDS encoding sulfotransferase family protein: protein MAADDEVSTVAYTARRIRRHLRWARTEGIGRLIEEDRLDPVERVRTALAKRRWRRRAGRTPGSAMPVYLVGLQRSGTNMLVRGLDAAPEVEVRNENDSTLFHRFQLRPDAVLTAVIQRSRHAYVLVKPLCESHRVDELLALPGSTPGRALWVYRDVDDRARSEVAKFGEANLRALRAIADGSIGRRWQGQRLDADAVELIRAHDPQRLDPHSGAALFWYVRNSLVFHLGLDQRADVLLCRYDTVVAEPEAQLRRLCAFLDFPYRPGLHAHIAPRRFHDAAAGHQPLPIDRRVRALCDELTDRLDRCAADARSETKAADRG, encoded by the coding sequence GTGGCAGCCGACGACGAGGTCTCCACAGTCGCGTACACCGCGCGCCGGATCCGGCGGCACCTGCGCTGGGCGCGCACCGAGGGGATCGGGCGGCTGATCGAGGAGGACCGCCTCGACCCCGTCGAGCGGGTCCGCACCGCACTGGCGAAACGACGCTGGCGGCGGCGGGCCGGCCGGACGCCCGGCTCGGCGATGCCGGTCTACCTGGTCGGTCTGCAACGGTCCGGCACGAACATGCTGGTCCGTGGCCTGGACGCGGCCCCCGAGGTCGAGGTCCGCAACGAGAACGACAGCACCCTCTTCCACCGCTTCCAGCTCCGCCCGGACGCGGTGCTGACCGCCGTGATCCAGCGCAGCCGACACGCGTACGTCCTGGTCAAGCCCCTCTGCGAGAGCCACCGCGTGGACGAGTTGCTGGCCCTGCCGGGGTCGACGCCCGGCCGCGCGCTCTGGGTCTACCGCGACGTCGACGACCGGGCCCGCTCCGAGGTCGCCAAGTTCGGTGAGGCCAACCTGCGGGCGTTGCGCGCCATCGCCGACGGCAGCATCGGTCGACGGTGGCAGGGGCAGCGCCTCGACGCCGACGCCGTCGAGCTGATCCGGGCGCACGACCCGCAGAGGTTGGACCCGCACAGCGGCGCGGCCCTCTTCTGGTACGTCCGCAACTCGCTCGTCTTCCACCTCGGCCTGGACCAGCGCGCCGACGTGCTGCTCTGCCGCTACGACACGGTCGTCGCGGAGCCGGAGGCGCAACTGCGACGGCTGTGCGCGTTCCTCGACTTCCCCTACCGGCCGGGGCTGCACGCGCACATCGCCCCACGCCGGTTCCACGACGCCGCAGCGGGCCACCAGCCGTTACCGATCGACCGGCGCGTGCGGGCGCTCTGCGACGAGCTGACCGACCGGCTCGACAGGTGCGCGGCCGACGCCCGTTCCGAGACGAAGGCGGCCGACCGTGGCTGA